One Micromonas commoda chromosome 7, complete sequence genomic window carries:
- a CDS encoding predicted protein, whose translation MVLDKPVAVVAVVDTAHPGDTGPLERWMDANPLADILCVLGKTEGNGCVNDFTRGYATSAIQAALGRVRSRRMGATANDDERNRQSSFTADPAIIMSGGTEGVLCPHFIVFANSWDEADADENHDDDDDDDAAFELHVTRTRDFKPEEVGTPVMARATRRAIEEYLGYGGNAPNWDDMFVQIKCPLLTPERIAEAAARGETCATTDCYESMALSRGASSLGAMVAVESALGRYSAPDDARVDDAVYAKTCEDYSVFSDHVSSSAGVELMHCEILMMLTRRREPSSKTPRSKFRMARGRMDDAIDLAGVTRCVDAARGSRGTNTIVTAIVKADPAASVRGRRTTMLSDSDIHATRHARAAVGGVVAAAVGDCRVYVSGGAEHQGPDGGGPVCVISRVGGARG comes from the exons cGGTGGTCGATACCGCGCATCCAGGCGACACCGGACCCCTGGAGCGATGGATGGACGCTAACCCACTGGCGGACATCCTGTGCGTGCTCGGGAAAACCGAAGGAAACGGGTGCGTGAATGACTTCACGCGAGGTTACGCCACCAGCGCCATCCAGGCTGCGCTCGGCAGAGTGCGTAGCCGAAGGATGGGCGCGActgcgaacgacgacgaacgcaATCGACAAAGCAGTTTCACTGCCGATCCAGCCATCATCATGAGCGGCGGCACCGAGG GCGTCCTGTGTCCCCACTTCATCGTCTTCGCCAATTCGTGGGACGAAGCGGACGCGGATGAAAatcacgacgacgacgacgacgacgacgcggcgttcgagCTTCACGTGACCCGGACCAGAGACTTCAAGCCGGAGGAGGTGGGCACGCCGGTCATGGCGCGAGCGACCAGGCGAGCCATCGAAGAATACCTCGGCTACGGCGGGAACGCTCCGAATTGGGATGACATGTTCGTGCAGATTAAGTGCCCGCTGCTCACCcccgagcgcatcgcggaggctgccgctcGAGGAGAGACGTGCGCCACCACCGACTGCTACGAGTCCATGGCGCTCAgtcgcggcgcctcctccctcggcgccatGGTCGCGGTTGAAAGCGCCCTCGGCCGATATTCGGCACCAGACGACGCcagggtcgacgacgcggtgtaCGCGAAAACATGCGAGGATTACTCGGTTTTCTCGGACCACGTgtcgtcctccgccggggTGGAGCTGATGCACTGCGAGATACTGATGATGCTGACGCGAAGACGCGAGCCCTCGTCGAAGACCCCTCGCTCAAAGTTTCGAATGGCGCGCGGTCGcatggacgacgccatcgacctCGCCGGGGTGACGCGTtgcgtcgatgccgcccgcggttcgcgcgggaCGAATACGATCGTCACGGCGATCGTCAaggcggacccggcggcgtccgtgcGTGGACGTCGGACGACGATGCTGTCGGACTCGGACATTCACGCGACGAGGCACGCCAGAGCCGCGGTTGGGGgcgtcgtggcggcggcggtgggcgacTGCAGGGTGTACGTGTCGGGCGGGGCGGAGCATCAGGGTCCGGACGGGGGAGGGCCGGTGTGCGTCATCTCGCGCGTgggtggcgcgcgagggtga
- a CDS encoding predicted protein, producing the protein MEMERMMALSAYQGQGEFELEPADGNPSQSGRPQLGRNNDRPVSQTGIGGGPPNPARAAAATESPAVVLMRVNCRLTLLLREMVFIERGLRPVTEVVSQTEQDEEDAELLAEAEEELERMKREAAGEDVVEYVNNSIDDSNSIEADDEDDDEYSSGILDPQTAPQLALEWCRVRRTRARNVAARALTAYVSALTSHPVGLRAFAAAVVDGYVAGIPARDVTASLAPEEFDVEGSRRGMFGSAADATRFFSLFVTTAYVVAEQDACEQDADECRNGFDPDGYAWAPAPGEFRSKGGGNVDANARRTVAGMRSSVKAWMEMDRAELRAQVASQLSMDEDDGGMAGDPSGAGAGLTGAMIKPAGNTPPGDLPWERDEHLPGNSITVACLTLQRMVVSFTLRELARRREAYVARGSDFDNKPEYGNDFGGA; encoded by the coding sequence ATGGAGATGGAGCGAATGATGGCGCTGAGCGCGTACCAGGGCCAGGGCGAGTTCGAGCTGGAGCCCGCGGACGGCAATCCGAGCCAGAGCGGGCGCCCGCAGCTGGGCAGGAACAACGACAGGCCCGTGTCGCAGActggcatcggcggcggcccgccgaaccccgcgcgcgccgccgcggcgacggaatcgcccgcggtggtgctCATGCGCGTCAACTGCAGGCTCACGCTTTTGCTGCGCGAGATGGTGTTCATCGAACGCGGGCTGCGACCGGTCACTGAGGTTGTGAGTCAGACGGAGCAGGACGAGGAAGACGCCGAGttgctcgccgaggcggaggaagaGTTGGAACGAATGaagcgggaggcggcgggcgaagacgtcgtcgagtACGTCAACAACTCCATCGACGACTCCAACTCGATCGAGGctgacgacgaagacgacgacgagtacaGCTCGGGGATTTTGGACCCCCAAACCGCGCCGCAACTCGCGCTGGAGTGGtgccgcgtgcgtcgaacgcgagcgagaaacgtcgccgcgagggcgctcaccgcgtacGTGTCCGCGCTCACCTCGCACCCCGTGGGTctgcgcgcgttcgccgcggcggtcgtggaCGGGTACGTCGCGGGGATCCCCGCGAgggacgtcaccgcgtccctcgccccGGAGGAATTCGACGTCGAGGGTAGCCGGAGGGGCATGTTCGGAtcagccgcggacgccaccagGTTCTTCTCCCTCTTCGTCACCACCGcgtacgtcgtcgcggagcaaGACGCGTGCGAGCAAGACGCTGACGAGTGCCGGAACGGATTCGACCCCGACGGGTacgcgtgggcgccggcgcccggcgaGTTTCGAAGTAAAGGGGGTGGTAACGTCGACGCAAACGCTCGTCgcaccgtcgcgggcatGCGAAGCAGCGTCAAGGCGTGGATGGAGATGGACCGAGCCGAGCTGCGAGCGCAGGTGGCGTCGCAGCTGTcgatggacgaggacgacgggggaaTGGCCGGGGatccgtcgggcgcgggcgccgggctTACGGGGGCGATGATCAAACCCGCGGGCAACACGCCCCCGGGGGATTTACCTTGGGAGCGCGACGAACACCTTCCGGGTAACTCGATCACGGTGGCGTGCCTGACGCTGCAGCGGATGGTGGTGTCGTTCACGCTgcgggagctcgcgcggcggagggaggCGTACGTGGCGCGGGGCTCGGATTTTGACAACAAGCCCGAGTACGGCAACGACTTTGGCGGCGCGTGA
- a CDS encoding predicted protein has product MIPATRPAPTPTRALDTRAHRSERAPSRRRLVRAVAAARSDREADESPKLDRPCASSRRDVLVRGFTSALILPRSRAALADDLFCGYYSQNSAVVPQWARETPWSEGYVDTSAAVGLEGAKTFVRILGDQKKAESAGLTPVLCLHGGPGLGFKYMDGLEVLASEKREVASYDQIGCARSPYAPTKKNQNQNQIQTAAAALSPPPGTYTPALFGRELTEVRRATGLGRVHVVAHGWGGMLALDHILGGNGVDGGAAIGGSSPSMSIASLTLVSVPPSYARLIADRREALARMPGEYAQVLLDGDEGGAGGGNLSDAGRKLYAIALDEWTRLFVSKRAAGACYRGLKTAGAGGGFGARANDPPDAVGVVSARAVARDMTGGCLFNEAGALSGWDADDGGRLAMLAAAVPGGVRFVRGTDDALSDEGAREVYDAVARVEMKPTNVTFESFPDSGSCVHLDKSADFLESTAAYVAARDA; this is encoded by the coding sequence ATGATCCCGGCgacccgcccggcgccgaccccgacgcgcgcgctcgacacgcgcgcgcatcgatccgaacgcgcgccgtcgcgccgccgcctcgtccgcgccgtcgccgcggctcgatCCGACCGCGAAGCCGACGAAAGTCCCAAACTCGATCGTCCATGCGCATCATCGCGTCGGGACGTGCTGGTGCGAGGGTTCACCTCCGCGCTGATCctcccgcgttcgcgcgccgcgctcgccgacgacctctTCTGCGGGTACTACTCCCAGAACTCCGCCGTCGTGCCGCAGTGGGCGCGCGAGACCCCGTGGAGCGAGGGCTACGTCGACACGTCAGCCGCGGTGGGACTCGAGGGTGCCAAGACATTCGTGCGGATCCTCGGCGATCAGAAAaaggcggagagcgcgggaCTGACGCCGGTGCTGTGCCTGCACGGGGGACCGGGCCTGGGGTTCAAGTACATGGACGGCCTCGAGGTTCTCGCGTCGGAGAAGCGGGAGGTGGCGTCCTACGACCAGATTGgctgcgcgcggtcgccgtacGCACCCACAAaaaaaaaccaaaaccaaaaccaaatccaaacagccgccgccgcgctttcTCCGCCCCCCGGGACGTACACGCCGGCGCTCTTCGGGCGCGAGCTGACGGAGGTTCGAAGGGCGACCGGGCTGGGACGGGTGCACGTCGTGGCGCACGGCTGGGGCGGGATGCTCGCGCTGGACCACATCCTCGGAGGCAACGGCGTAGACGGAGGAGCGGCGATCGGGGGTTCATCGCCGTCCatgtccatcgcgtcgctcacccTCGTGTCGGTTCCCCCGTCGTACGCCCGGTTGATCGCGGACAGGCGCGAGGCTCTCGCGCGAATGCCCGGCGAGTACGCGCAggtgctcctcgacggcgacgagggcggcgcggggggcggtaACCTGTCGGACGCCGGTCGGAAACTGTACGCCATCGCGTTGGACGAGTGGACGCGTTTATTCGTCAGCAAgagagccgcgggcgcgtgctACCGGGGGTTAAAGacggccggcgcgggcggtgggttcggcgcgagggcgaacgacccgccggacgcggtcggcgtcgtcagcgcgcgcgcggtggcgcgcgacaTGACCGGCGGGTGCCTGTTCAACGAAGCCGGAGCGCTGAGCGGAtgggacgccgacgacggcggtcggctggcgatgctcgccgcggcggttccggGCGGGGTGCGGTTCGTGCGGGGTACAGACGACGCGCTGAGCGATGAaggcgcgagggaggtgtacgacgcggtggccagGGTGGAGATGAAGCCGACGAACGTCACGTTCGAGTCGTTCCCGGACTCGGGATCGTGCGTCCACCTGGACAAGTCGGCGGACTTTCTGgagagcaccgccgcgtacgtcgccgcgagagaCGCGTGA
- a CDS encoding predicted protein, with protein MAASSPSSSPLPGGGDDARGDTYDEQLAIVRALKSSGAGAERMRVATARLAELKRAGWVPRFTPSRKFAMHSTAAGGSGATGDDAHRDGDDTTAVGEKKRKASRRGGPTVTCPACRQLVKASHPDQFREHLRKCAPDAVSAVAKDQWRDVAAAVDAVEAHEATLLEDARRLSFRDGRTREEVAIALGVSPDRVRSTLRRASRAVPLVADPTPLDVIHEDDDVLVVNKPPGLRFHPVHRFEGNSLLSRAIGHVRRSGRDDDRLDGDAAGDGHAHVPHVVHRLDMDTSGVCVLVKRPELVDGFARQFRGDAGERRAVKEYLAIGVGAAPPGVTGCVVKADWKPPEASGNEQTTAAEFIGVEFTVDAHVGPHASIPEARAVHRPPPTPERIPKRNGSGGDPDAPKPARTDVRIVSSSRVPIDVNDDGDVMQSLTAVLARVRLHTGRTHQIRVHMAHADLPILSDPLYGPHIRWDGASPCADASTSAILPPGVDADVWGGPRWLGRQALHAARLTLRHPETNEEMTFEARAPEDMRGACVALGLDPDAW; from the coding sequence AtggccgcgtcctcgccgtcgtcctcccctctccccgggggcggggacgacgcgcgcggcgatacctacgacgagcagctcgccatcgtccgcgcgctcaagtcctcgggcgcgggcgcggaacgcatgcgcgtcgccaccgcgcgcctcgccgagctcaagcgCGCGGGATGGGTCCCGAGGTTCACGCCCTCGCGCAAGTTCGCGATGCAttcgaccgccgccggggggagCGGAgccaccggcgacgatgcgcaccgcgacggagacgacacgacggcggtgggcgaGAAGAAGCGAAAGGCGTCGCGCAGAGGGGGGCCCACGGTGACCTGCCCCGCGTGCCGCCAACTCGTCAAGGCTTCCCACCCGGATCAATTCCGCGAGCACCTGCGCAAGTGcgccccggacgcggtgtccgccgtcgcgaaggatcagtggcgcgacgtcgccgccgccgtggacgcggtggaggcgcacgaggcgacgctgctcgaggacgccagGCGGCTGAGCTTCCGGGACGGTCGGACGCGCGAGGAAGTGGCGATAGCGCTGGGGGTGTCGCCCGATCGAGTTCGATCGACgctgcggcgcgcgtcgagagccgtgcccctcgtcgcggaccccacgccgctcgacgtgatccacgaggacgacgacgtgctggTGGTGAACAAACCCCCGGGCCTACGGTTCCACCCCGTGCACAGGTTCGAGGGTAACTCGCTGCTCTCGCGGGCCATCGGGCACGTCCGCCGGTCAGGTCGAGACGATGACCGGttggacggggacgcggctggcgacggaCACGCGCACGTCCCGCACGTGGTTCACAGGCTGGACATGGACACCAGCGGCGTGTGCGTGCTCGTCAAGCGGCCGGAACTGGTGgacgggttcgcgcggcagttccggggcgacgccggggaacGCCGAGCCGTGAAGGAGTATTTGgcgatcggcgtcggcgcggcgccccccggAGTCACCGGATGCGTCGTCAAAGCCGACTGGAAGCCACCGGAAGCTTCTGGAAACGAACAAACAACCGCGGCAGAGTTCATCGGGGTGGAGTTCacggtggacgcgcacgtGGGACCTCACGCGTCCAtccccgaggctcgcgccgtccaccgcccgccgccgacacccgAACGGATTCCGAAAAGAAACGGATCAGgcggcgaccccgacgcgccgaaaCCCGCGCGCACGGACGTCCGGATcgtctcgtcctcgcgcgtgcCGATCGacgtgaacgacgacggcgacgtgatGCAAAGCCTGACGGCTGTGCTGGCGAGGGTGAGGCTACACACCGGTCGGACGCACCAGATTCGGGTTCACATGGCTCACGCGGATCTCCCGATCCTCTCGGACCCCCTGTACGGCCCGCACATCCGGTgggacggcgcgtcgccgtgcgcggacgcgtccacgagcgcgattCTGCCGCCGGGGGTTGACGCGGATGTTTGGGGCGGACCGAGGTGGCTGGGGAGGCAGGcgctgcacgcggcgaggctcacGCTGAGGCATCCCGAGACGAATGAGGAGATGACGTttgaggcgcgcgcgccggaggaCATGCGAggggcgtgcgtcgcgctgggGCTGGACCCGGACGCTTGGTGA
- a CDS encoding predicted protein, protein MPALASPAPLLARAPPRARRHARLARCTASGESTSASVRVFKGGSAEVLFGAKQNLLGCIERGDDDGVELALKELAGLNPTPAPARSEKLLGSWQLAWSRQASSSNPFQRAFAKWSTKNLQILTADGLENYIELGPMTVSARAPIRAVSDERTEVSISTIDIALFGNVVKTMEMTPKPGRGAGWVEQTFLDDEMRISVGNKGSVFVHVREGERDGDGDGDGDGDGAAESTSGGESTALARR, encoded by the coding sequence atgcccgcgctcgcctcccccgcgccccttctcgcgcgcgcgccgccccgcgcgcgccgccacgcccgcctcgcgcgatgcACCGCCTCCGGGGagtccacctccgcgagcgtccgcgTCTTCAAGGGCGGCAGCGCGGAGGTCCTCTTCGGCGCTAAGCAGAACCTCTTGGGTTGCATCGAAcgaggagacgacgacggagtgGAGCTCGCTttgaaggagctcgcgggtctcaacccgacgccggcgcccgcgcggagcgagAAGCTGCTCGGCAGCTGGCAGCTCGCGTGGAGCCGGCAGGCGTCCAGCAGCAACCCGTTCCAGAGGGCATTCGCCAAGTGGTCCACCAAAAATCTGCAGATCCTCACCGCGGACGGGCTGGAGAACTACATCGAGCTCGGGCCAATGACCgtctccgcccgcgcgccgatcAGGGCCGTGTCGGACGAGCGCACCGAGGTGAGCATCTCCACGATCGACATCGCGCTCTTCGGCAACGTAGTCAAGACGATGGAGATGACGCCGAAgcccggtcgcggcgccgggtggGTCGAGCAAAccttcctcgacgacgagatgaGGATCAGCGTGGGGAACAAGGGGAGCGTGTTCGTGCACGTCAGGGAGGGGGAGCGGGACGgagacggggacggggacggggacggcgacggggcggcggagtcgacgagcggcggcgagagcacCGCGCTGGCCCGGCGATGA